GTGGACAAGGTGATCATCGCCGAGGGGATCGGCGGCCCGGCGATCAACGACATCAAGGAGGCCGCGGCCGACCGCGCCGTGAAGGTGCAGCGCGCCAGCGCCCACCGGGTGAAGGTGCTCGCCGGCAACGGCCGCCACGACCAGGGCGTGCTCGCCGATGTGGTGGCCCGCAAGATGCGCCCCCTGGCCGACGCGCTCGACGACCCGGCTACCGCGCCGCAGCAGGTGCTGCTGCTGGACGGGCTCACCACTCCCGCGAACGTCGGCATGATCCTGCGCACCGCGACCGCGGCGGGCATCGACGGGATCGTCGTCCCGCACAAGGGAGTCGCCGGGCTCGATCCGCTGGTCATCAAGGCCTCCGCGGGCGTCGCGTTCCACGCCCCGGTGCTGCGCTGCGCCACCGCCGACGACGCCGCGGAAATGCTCACCGACGCCGGATACCCGCTGTACGCGTTGGAGGCCAACGGGGCCGAGAGCGTGTTCGATGCGGACTTCGGGGCGCGCGGCGTGTTCGTGCTCGGCAGCGAGACGGCCGGCCTGTCCGAAGAGGTGAGCACCCGCATCGCGCAGCGGATCGCCATCCCGATGCGGGGTGGTGTGGAGTCGCTCAACGTCGCCAGCGCGGCATCGGTGCTGTGCTTCGAACTGCTCCGTCGTCGCGGCGGCTGATCCCCGCCGGTCTTCGAAACGGGTGCGGACAGCACAATGCCCCGGCGCTGCAGGCGTCGGGGCATTTCTCCGTTCAGGGGTGGTGTGGTGCCCTGGAATAGCAGAAACGCCCCACAGTCTATGACTGTGGGGCGTTTCCCGTTGAGTATTGTCGGCGGTGTCCTACTCTCCCACACCCTATCGAGTGCAGTACCATCGGCGCTGGAGGGCTTAGCTTCCGGGTTCGGAATGGGACCGGGCGTTCCCCGCTCCGCTAAAACCACCGACAAACCACATACACCACAACCATCACCCAGTGAATCGCGTGGTGAAACCTATTCAGAAATCAACAACCCAAAGTTGTTGTCTCAGACACCGTATAGTGGATGCGTAGCAATCTTTGTGAACAAGTCCTCGGCCTATTAGTACCCGTCCACTCCACACATTACTGTGCTTCCATGCCGAGCCTATCAACCCCATCATCTCTAGGAGGCCTTAACCCACAAAGGGTGGGAGACGTCATCTTGGAACAGGCTTCCCGCTTAGATGCTTTCAGCGGTTATCCCTCCCGAACGTAGCCAACCAGCCCTGCTCCTGGCGGAACAACTGGCACACCAGAGGTCCGTCCGTCCCGGTCCTCTCGTACTAGGGACAGCCTTCCTCACATCTCCTACGCGCGCGGCGGATAGGGACCGAACTGTCTCACGACGTTCTAAACCCAGCTCGCGTGCCGCTTTAATGGGCGAACAGCCCAACCCTTGGGACCAACTCCAGCCCCAGGATGCGACGAGCCGACATCGAGGTGCCAAACCATGCCGTCGATATGGACTCTTGGGCAAGATCAGCCTGTTATCCCCGGGGTACCTTTTATCCGTTGAGCGACACCGCTTCCACCTGCCAGTGCCGGATCACTAGTCCCTGCTTTCGCACCTGCTCGACCTGTCAGTCTCACAGTCAAGCTCCCTTATACACTTACACTCAACACCTGATGACCAACCAGGCTGAGGGAACCTTTGGGCGCCTCCGTTACCCTTTGGGAGGCAACCGCCCCAGTTAAACTACCCACCAGGCACTGTCCCTGAACCCGATCAGGGTCCGAGGTTCAGATGCTCAGAACGACCAGAGTGGTATTTCAACAACGACTCCACACCCACTAGCGTGAACGCTTCACAGTCTCCCACCTATCCTACACAAGCCGCACCGAACACCAATACCAAGCTATAGTAAAGGTCCCGGGGTCTTTCCGTCCTGCCGCGCGAAACGAGCATCTTTACTCGTACTGCAATTTCACCGGGCCTGTGGTCGAGACAGCGGAGAAGTCGTTACGCCATTCGTGCAGGTCGGAACTTACCCGACAAGGAATTTCGCTACCTTAGGATGGTTATAGTTACCACCGCCGTTTACTGGCGCTTAAATTCTCCGCTTCACACCAAAAGATGCTAACGGGTCCTCTTAACGTTCCAGCACCGGGCAGGCGTCAGTCCGTATACATCGTCTTACGACTTCGCACGGACCTGTGTTTTTAGTAAACAGTCGCTTCTCCCTGGCCTCTGCGGCCACCACCAGCTCCCACCGCAAGGATGATCACCAGCCGTGGCCCCCCTTCTCCCGAAGTTACGGGGGCAATTTGCCGAATTCCTTGACCACAGTTCACCCGACCGCCTCGGTATACTCTACCTGACCACCTGTGTCGGTTTCGGGTACGGGCCATGCACACACATCGCTAGAGGCTTTTCTCGGTAGCACGGGATCACTGACTTCACCACAACGGCTACGCATCACCCCTCACCCTTCACGCCGCCCGGATTTACCTAGACGACAGGCTACAGGCTTACACCAGTACTACCACTCACTGGCACAGCTACCCCACTACGTCACCCCATCACTTGACTACCGCGGAATCAGGTCCCATGCACTCACACAACAACTCCGAAGAGCCACCATGCTCGCGGATGGTTAGTCTCAACCGTTTCACCATGGGCGCGTGCACACGGGTACGGGAATATCAACCCGTTCTCCATCGACTACGCCTGTCGGCCTCGCCTTAGGCCCCGACTCACCCTGGGCGGACGAACCTGCCCCAGGAACCCTTAGTCAATCGGCGGCAGAGATTCTCACTCTGCTCTCGCTACTCATGCCTGCATTCTCACTCCCACACACTCCACGCCAGCCTTACGGCGACGCTTCACTGCATGCAGGACGCTCCCCTACCCAACCAAGCAAAACTTGATTGACACGGCTTCGGCGGTGCACTTCAGCCCCGCTACATTGTCGGCGCAGGACCACTTGACCAGTGAGCTATTACGCACTCTTTCAAGGATGGCTGCTTCTAAGCCAACCTCCTGGTTGTCTGGGCAATCCCACATCCTTTCCCACTGAGCGCACACTTAGGGGCCTTAGCCGGTGTTCTGGGCTGTTTCCCTCTCGACGATGAAGCTTCTCCCCCACCGTCTCACTGCCACGCTCAACCCAGGCGTATTCGGAGTTTAGCTGACGTCAGTAACCCATAAGGCCCATCAACCAACCAGTGCTCTACCCCACCCAGGCAACACGCAACGCTGCACCTAAATGCATTTCGGGGAGAACCAGCTATCACGGAGTTTGATTGGCCTTTCACCCCTACCCACAACTCATCCCCCAGGTTTTCAACCCTGGTGGGTTCGGGCCTCCACACGGTCTTACCCGCGCTTCACCCTGGCCATGGGTAGATCACTCCGCTTCGGGTCTGCACCACGCGACTCAACGCCCTCTTCAGACTCGCTTTCGCTCCGGCTACCCCACACAAGGTTAACCTCGCCACGCAGCAGCAACTCGCAGGCTCATTCTTCAAAAGGCACGCCATCACACAACCCCAAAAGGTCACGCTCTGACGGATTGCAGGCACATGGTTTCAGGAACTATTTCACTCCCCTCCCGGGGTACTTTTCACCATTCCCTCACGGTACTATCCACTATCGGTCACCAGGAAGTATTTAGGCTTAGCGAGTGGTCCCGCCAGATTCACAGCACCCTCCACGGAAACGCTGCTACTCGGGAACACCACCACACGCGCCATGTGCATTTTCGCCTACGGGACTCTCACCCACTCCGGCCAGGCATCCCAACCTGTTCAACTAACACACACAACCACGCTGAAGAGCCGGCAGCCTCCTCCAGTAATGCCCCACAACACCGAACACGCAACCCCTGCCAGGTATCCCACGCGCCCGGTTTAGCCTCCTCCGCTTTCGCTCGCCACTACTCACGGAATCACCAGTGTTTTCTCTTCCTACGGGTACTAAGATGTTTCACTTCCCCGCGTTCCCCCCGCAACCCTATACATTCAGGAAGCGGTAACCCGACATCACTCGGGCTGGGTTTCCCCATTCGGACACCCTCGGATCACAGCTCGGTTGACAGCTCCCCGAGGCATTTCGCAGCCTCCCACGTCCTTCATCGGCCCCTGGTACCAAGGCATCCACCATGTGCCCTACATAACTTGGCCACAAAGATGCTCGCATCCACTATACAGTTCTCAAACAACAACCAAGAAAACACACCACGTGTGTTCTCTCAGACACCCAACAGCGTGCACGATGACAATCAAAACCGAGTGGCATTTCCACTAATCCTATGAGCCTTCCAGGCAGAAGAACATGCGTCTCCTACACCCGGAACACCCCACAACCCGGTCACCCGGACTATGGATGTGATATTGCTCCTTAGAAAGGAGGTGATCCAGCCGCACCTTCCGGTACGGCTACCTTGTTACGACTTCGTCCCAATCGCCAGTCCCACCTTCGACCACTCCCCCCACAAGGGTTGGGCCATGGGCTTCGGGTGTTACCGACTTTCATGACGTGACGGGCGGTGTGTACAAGGCCCGGGAACGTATTCACCGCAGCACTGCTGATCTGCGATTACTAGCGACTCCGACTTCACGGGGTCGAGTTGCAGACCCCGATCCGAACTGAGACCGGCTTTAAGGATTCGCTCCACCTCACGGTATCGCAACCCTCTGTACCAGCCATTGTAGCATGTGTGAAGCCCTGGGCATAAGGGGCATGATGACTTGACGTCATCCCCACCTTCCTCCGAGTTGACCCCGGCAGTCTCCTGCGAGTCCCCACCATCACGTGCTGGCAACACAGGACAAGGGTTGCGCTCGTTGCGGGACTTAACCCAACATCTCACGACACGAGCTGACGACAGCCATGCACCACCTGCACACAGGCCACAAGGGAAACCCCCTCTCAGGGGCGATCCTGTGCATGTCAAACCCAGGTAAGGTTCTTCGCGTTGCATCGAATTAATCCACATGCTCCGCCGCTTGTGCGGGCCCCCGTCAATTCCTTTGAGTTTTAGCCTTGCGGCCGTACTCCCCAGGCGGGGCGCTTAATGCGTTAGCTACGGCACAGGAACCGTGGAAACAGTCCCCACACCTAGCGCCCACCGTTTACGGCGTGGACTACCAGGGTATCTAATCCTGTTCGCTCCCCACGCTTTCGCTCCTCAGCGTCAGTATCGGCCCAGAGACCCGCCTTCGCCACCGGTGTTCCTCCTGATATCTGCGCATTTCACCGCTACACCAGGAATTCCAGTCTCCCCTACCGAACTCAAGTCTGCCCGTATCGACCGCACGCCCACCGTTAAGCGGCAGGTTTTCACGGCCGACGCGACAAACCGCCTACGAGCTCTTTACGCCCAATAATTCCGGACAACGCTCGCACCCTACGTATTACCGCGGCTGCTGGCACGTAGTTAGCCGGTGCTTCTTCTACACCTACCGTCACCCGAAGGCTTCGTCGATGTCGAAAGAGGTTTACAACCCGAAGGCCGTCATCCCCCACGCGGCGTTGCTGCGTCAGGCTTTCGCCCATTGCGCAAGATTCCCCACTGCTGCCTCCCGTAGGAGTCTGGGCCGTGTCTCAGTCCCAGTGTGGCCGGTCACCCTCTCAGGCCGGCTACCCGTCGTCGCCTTGGTAGGCCATCACCCCACCAACAAGCTGATAGGCCGCGGGCTCAACCTGCACCGCCGGAACTTTCCACACACAGACCATGCGGCCATGTGTCCTATCCGGTATTAGACCTCGTTTCCAAGGCTTATCCCAGAGTGCAGGGCAGATTACCCACGTGTTACTCACCCGTTCGCCACTCATCCACCCCGAAGGGCTTCAGCGTTCGACTTGCATGTGTTAAGCACGCCGCCAGCGTTCGTCCTGAGCCAGGATCAAACTCTCCAACAATGTTTAGAGAAAAATCCTGCCCCGAAATAAACGAGGCACCCCGATCAAAACCACAAAGGCCGACCAGGGCATAAAATCAATCTAATGAGTTACCACTCATCATCATCGGCACGCTGTTGAGTTCTCAAAGAACACACCCACACCATCACCCACAACCCCCAACCTCAGGGCCGCGAACTCCGGGGAGTCATTTCCGTCTTTCGTTCTTGCGATGTTCCAAACTCTAGCAGGCCCGTTTTTCCGCTGTTTCAGGGGGGTCAACCTCGCGGTCACCCGCACCCCGGAACGTCGAGAAACCCGACCCGTTTAGAGTTTGTTGTTTCCAAACCCTAGCAGGCCCGATTTCCGACTGATTCAGGGGGGTCAACCTCACGGCCAACCACACCGACCCAGCCAGAAAAAACCGACTTGCATTTAGAGTTTTTCACTTGAGTCACCCACACTACCAGTACTACCTGGAAGCTCAGTCAGACCCCCGCCGCACCCGGTCCGATTCGTTTTCGGCCCGTTCCGTGCTGGCAGAAAGAAATCTACAGGACCTCCACAGCCCCTTGAACACCACCCCCCTCCAATAGCGAAATCGCAGGTCACGGCGGGTGAACGGCGGGTGTCTCCCGTTTTGGCGGCGCTCACACCTTCGGGGCGATCTGCGCGCGAAGTGACCGCATCCGGGGTTCGGAGCCCTCCTTCTTACGAGACCGGCCGACCCGGTCGATCCGCAGCGCCCCGTTCAGGAGGAGTCATGACCGCTCCGGCCGCCCCGCACCCGATCCTGCTGCCCGCCGCCACCGATCCCTACCTCGTGCCGGACGGCCGGGCGATCGCCCCGAGCTCGCGCACCGAACTCGCGAACTCCTCCGCCGCCCCGGCGGACCGCACCTCGGGCGCGCTGGCCGGGGTGCTCGGCGCACCCGTCATCGACGTCCTGCTCGGACGCCGTCCGCTGAGCCAGATCAAATCCCGGGTGTCGCCGTGCGTGCACGGCCTGCTCAAGTCCGGCTCCGTGCGGCGGCTGCTGCACGAACCGCAGCAACGGCTGCTGTCGATGCACGCGTGCGCGATCAGCCCGGACCTGGTCGAGGGATGCGCGGTCATCGCCTCCCGAATCCGCACTCGCGCGCTCGTGCTGCGCTGGGAACGCAGTGACGGAGGCTGGTCGTGCACCTTCCTGTCCGTCGTCTGAACCGTCCGGCGCTCGAACACGACATCGCCCCGCACTCCTCGTGGAGTGCGGGGCGATGGGGGAACGCGGCGGGCGGGGCCTCAGTGCCGCTTGTGCTTCTTGGCCTCTTCCCGCGCGGCGGCACGGCGCTGCCGCCGGGTGCCGCCGTTGTCGTCGCCACCGTTGTCCTCGGTGCTGGTCTGCACCTCACCGGACTCGGCCGGACCGGAGTAGTTCAGCCGCGGGCGCTGCGGCGGGGTGAGTCCCTGACCGCCGAACGCCGGCGGAGCGCCGTCACCACCGACCGTGCCGCCGCCGAGCTGGCTCATCGCCGGGCCTGCGGAGCGGGAACGCTTGGAACGGGGCTGCGCCTCCGCACCCGAGGCCGCCTGCCCGCCCGCGCCGGCCTGCTGGCGCTGCTGGGCGGCCGAACGCGGCACGGCGGGCTGCACGTCCGTCGGGAAGTCCGAACCGTCGGAACGGCTCACCGACACCGGCACCGACGGCTGCTCCGGAGCGGGCTCCGGCTCGGCCGCCTCCACCTGGACGTTGAACAGGAAGCTGATCGACTCTTCCTTCAACGCCTCGAGCATCGCGTGGAACATGTCGAAGCCTTCCCGCCGGTACTCCACCAGCGGGTCGCGCTGCGCCATCGCACGCAGGCCGATGCCTTCCTTCAGGTAGTCCATCTCGTAGAGGTGCTCGCGCCACTTGCGGTCGAGCACGCTGAGCACCACCCGGCGCTCCAGCTCCCGCATGGCGCCCGTGCCGACCTTGCCGTCGACCTCGGCCTCGCGCCGGTCGTAGGCGTCCCAGCCGTCGTTGAGCACGGCCTCCTGGAGGCTCTCCTTGCTCACGTCGTCCTCGTCCTCGACCAGCTCCTCCCAGTCCAGCTGAACCGGGTAGAGGCCCTTCAGGGCCGTCCAGAGCTTCTCGAAGTCCCAGTCCTCGGCGTAGCCCTCGGAGGTGGCGCCGTTGACGTACGCGGCGGTCACGTCCTTGATCATGTGCCGGACCTGCTCGCGCAGGTCCTCGCCTTCCAGGACCCGGCGGCGCTCGGTGTAGATCACCGAACGCTGCTGGTTCATGACCTCGTCGTACTTGAGGACGTTCTTGCGGATCTCCATGTTCTGCTGCTCGACCTGGGTCTGAGCGCTGCGGATCGCCTTGGTGACCATGCCGTTCTCGATCGGCACGTCGTCGGGCACCTTCAGCCGCGTCATGACGGTCTCGACCATGGCGGCGTTGAACCGGCGCATCAGCTCGTCGCCCAGCGACAGGTAGAAGCGGGACTCACCGGGGTCGCCCTGCCGCCCGGACCGGCCGCGCAGCTGGTTGTCGATGCGCCGCGACTCGTGCCGCTCGGTGCCGAGCACGTACAGGCCGCCGGCCTCGCGAACGCTCTCGGCCTCCGCCTTGACCTGGGTCTTGACCTTGTCGACGACGCCCGGCCACTCCGCCTCGTACTGCTCGCGGTGCTGCACCGGGTCCAGGCCGCGGCGCCGCAGCTCGGCGTCGGCGATGTGGTCGACGTTGCCGCCGAGCACGATGTCGGTACCGCGACCGGCCATGTTCGTGGCGACCGTGACGGAGCCCTTGCGCCCGGCCTCGGCGATGATCCCGGCTTCCGATTCGTGGTGCTTGGCGTTGAGGACGCTGTGCGGCACGCCCTTCTTCGTCAGCAGCTTCGCCAGGTACTCGGAGCGCTCCACGCTGGTCGTGCCGACCAGCACCGGCTGACCGGAGCGGTGCTTCTCCTCGATGTCCTCGGCGACGGCCTCGAACTTCGCGGCCTCGCTCTTGTAGACCAGGTCGGGCTGGTCCTTGCGGGCCATCGGCTCGTTCGTCGGGATGCTGACGACGCCGAGCTTGTAGGTGCCCTGGAACTCGGCGGCCTCGGTCTGGGCCGTACCGGTCATACCGGCGAGCTTCTCGTAGAGGCGGAAGTAGTTCTGCAGCGTGATCGTGGCCAGCGTCTGGTTCTCGGCCTTGATCTCGACGCCTTCCTTGGCCTCGATCGCCTGGTGCATGCCCTCGTTGTAGCGGCGGCCGTGCAGGATTCGGCCGGTGAACTCGTCGACGATGGTGACCTCACCGTCGCGGACGATGTAGTCCTTGTCGCGCTTGTAGAGCTCCTTGGCCTTGAGCGCGTTGTTGAGGTAGCCGACCAGCGGGGTGTTCGCGGCCTCGTAGAGGTTCTCGATGCCCAGCTGGTCCTCGATGATCGTGACGCCGTCCTCGGTGACGCCGACGGTGCGCTTGCGCTCGTCGACCTCGTAGTGGGCGTCCTTGCGCAGCATCGGCGCGAGCCGGGCGAACTCCTGGTACCAGCGCGAGGACTGGTCGGCCGGACCAGAGATGATCAGCGGGGTGCGGGCTTCGTCGATCAGGATCGAGTCGACCTCGTCGACGATGGAGAAGAAGTGCCCGCGCTGCACGCAGTCGGCCAGGCTCCACGCCATGTTGTCGCGCAGGTAGTCGAAGCCGAACTCGTTGTTCGTGCCGTAGGTGATGTCGGCTTCGTAGGCGCCGCGGCGCTGCTCGGGGGTCATGTCGGCGGTGATCGCGCCGACCTCCAGGCCCAGGAAGCGGTGCACCCGGCCCATCCAGTCGGAGTCGCGCTTGGCCAGGTAGTCGTTGACCGTGACCACGTGAACGCCCTTGCCGGCGATGGCGTTGAGGTACGCGGGCAGCACGCAGGTGAGGGTCTTGCCCTCACCGGTGCGCATTTCGGCGATCTGGCCGAGGTGTAGTGCCGCACCACCCATGAGCTGCACGTCGTAGTGCCGCTGCCCGAGCGTGCGGTGCGCGCCCTCGCGGGCGACGGAGAACGCCTCGGGCAGCAGTTCGTCCAGCGATTCGCCGTCGCTGTGGCGGCGCTTGAACTCGTCGGTCTTGGCCCGCAGTTCGGCGTCGGAGAGCGCGACCGCTTCGGCTTCGAGCTCGTTGATGTGCGCCGCGATGGCGCGCAGGCGCTTGAGCGTCTTGCCCTCGCCGGCGCGGAGCAGTCGGGACAGGACCATCCGGTCGACCTCACTAGCTGATCGTGATGCGCCCGTCACGGACGCCTTGTGGTCATCGTATTAGAGCCGGGTTGCCTGGGTGGCGGTTCCGGCGGAGCGTCGGTCGGCACCGGGCCCCGGACGGCGACCGTCCCCCGCGCACACGGTACGCGGGGGACGGTCGGTGGGGTCGGGCGCTGGCGCAGACTCGCCGGACGCCCGCTGATCGTCCGGTCAGGCGGCCAGCCGGATCACCCCGTAGTCGAATCCTCTGCGCCGGTACACCACGCTCGCGCTTCCGGTGTCCGCGTCGGAGAACAGGTAGAAGTCGTGGCCGACCAGTTCCATCTCGTAGAGGGCTTGGTCGACGGTCATGGGCGTGGCGGTGTGCTCCTTCTCGCGGACGATCCGACCGGGTTCGTAGCCGTCCCCGTCCGCGCTGCCGCGGGGCATCGGGACCTCCCGGTCCGTGCCGGGCATCGCGGTCTCGGCGATGGTCATGTCGGCGTCGTCGGCCACTTCCTCGGCGGGGGCTTCGAGGAGCCCGACCGCGGTGGTACCGCCTGCCGCGACGGTCTGCGTGGTGTTCGCCGAGGTCGCTTCCGCGACGGAGGTGGACTTGTGCCGCCCGTAGTGCACTTTTCTGCGGTCGTGCATGCGGCGGAGGCGGTTCTCCAACTTGCTCGTCGCCGAGTCGAGCGCGGCGTAGAAGTCCCCTGCGGCGGCTTCCGCTCGGACGGCGGGCCCTCGGCTCTTCAGGGTGATCTCCACGCGTTGGCAGCTCTTCGCCTGTCGCGGATTGCGTTCGTGGAACAGCTCCACGTCCGCCCGAATGGTCTTTCTGTCGTAGCGCTCCAGCCGGGTCAGCTTGTCGGCGATGTGCTCCCGGTAGTGCTCGGGAACCTCAACGTTGCGACCCTTGACGACGATGTCCATTCACGACCTCCGTTCCTTGCGTACATCCCGTGGACGTGTCCGCACGGCGGCACCGGAACCGCGATCGATCTCAGTTCGCTTCCGGCGCCAGGGACATGGGTTCCTCACTCCTTCCCAAAGCCCGGGTACGACTGAATGCAGGCACGTTAGCTAACTTCGCCAACGGGAAACAGCCCCCGAGACGGGCGACGTCAAGCCACCACTGAGCGTGATGTGCAGGGCTGAGCGGGCGACGCGCGAGGCTCGCGGCGGGCGTTTCCACGGCGTGTCCCACACCACTCGTCTCACTCTTTCGGGCTAGAAGTGATCGAGTTGCGGTCACCGAACGCCACTGCGCGACCTGGGTCCCGCCGCAGGTCCCCGGAGCTCCCCCGCAGGTCGGAGCGCCCGGGCACGAGTGCCGTCGACTGCTCATACCCGCTGAACGAACGAGGGGCGCCCGGAAGTTCCTCGGATGTCGGGCCGCCGGACAACACACGATCGTGTTAACCCGAGGTCGCGGTCAGCACCAGGACCGCGGTGAC
This window of the Saccharopolyspora gloriosae genome carries:
- a CDS encoding TrmH family RNA methyltransferase; this encodes MTSTASPKDRFVTVYGRKPVMEALSDLDLRVDKVIIAEGIGGPAINDIKEAAADRAVKVQRASAHRVKVLAGNGRHDQGVLADVVARKMRPLADALDDPATAPQQVLLLDGLTTPANVGMILRTATAAGIDGIVVPHKGVAGLDPLVIKASAGVAFHAPVLRCATADDAAEMLTDAGYPLYALEANGAESVFDADFGARGVFVLGSETAGLSEEVSTRIAQRIAIPMRGGVESLNVASAASVLCFELLRRRGG
- a CDS encoding Rv3235 family protein, producing MTAPAAPHPILLPAATDPYLVPDGRAIAPSSRTELANSSAAPADRTSGALAGVLGAPVIDVLLGRRPLSQIKSRVSPCVHGLLKSGSVRRLLHEPQQRLLSMHACAISPDLVEGCAVIASRIRTRALVLRWERSDGGWSCTFLSVV
- the secA gene encoding preprotein translocase subunit SecA, with the translated sequence MVLSRLLRAGEGKTLKRLRAIAAHINELEAEAVALSDAELRAKTDEFKRRHSDGESLDELLPEAFSVAREGAHRTLGQRHYDVQLMGGAALHLGQIAEMRTGEGKTLTCVLPAYLNAIAGKGVHVVTVNDYLAKRDSDWMGRVHRFLGLEVGAITADMTPEQRRGAYEADITYGTNNEFGFDYLRDNMAWSLADCVQRGHFFSIVDEVDSILIDEARTPLIISGPADQSSRWYQEFARLAPMLRKDAHYEVDERKRTVGVTEDGVTIIEDQLGIENLYEAANTPLVGYLNNALKAKELYKRDKDYIVRDGEVTIVDEFTGRILHGRRYNEGMHQAIEAKEGVEIKAENQTLATITLQNYFRLYEKLAGMTGTAQTEAAEFQGTYKLGVVSIPTNEPMARKDQPDLVYKSEAAKFEAVAEDIEEKHRSGQPVLVGTTSVERSEYLAKLLTKKGVPHSVLNAKHHESEAGIIAEAGRKGSVTVATNMAGRGTDIVLGGNVDHIADAELRRRGLDPVQHREQYEAEWPGVVDKVKTQVKAEAESVREAGGLYVLGTERHESRRIDNQLRGRSGRQGDPGESRFYLSLGDELMRRFNAAMVETVMTRLKVPDDVPIENGMVTKAIRSAQTQVEQQNMEIRKNVLKYDEVMNQQRSVIYTERRRVLEGEDLREQVRHMIKDVTAAYVNGATSEGYAEDWDFEKLWTALKGLYPVQLDWEELVEDEDDVSKESLQEAVLNDGWDAYDRREAEVDGKVGTGAMRELERRVVLSVLDRKWREHLYEMDYLKEGIGLRAMAQRDPLVEYRREGFDMFHAMLEALKEESISFLFNVQVEAAEPEPAPEQPSVPVSVSRSDGSDFPTDVQPAVPRSAAQQRQQAGAGGQAASGAEAQPRSKRSRSAGPAMSQLGGGTVGGDGAPPAFGGQGLTPPQRPRLNYSGPAESGEVQTSTEDNGGDDNGGTRRQRRAAAREEAKKHKRH
- the hpf gene encoding ribosome hibernation-promoting factor, HPF/YfiA family, which gives rise to MDIVVKGRNVEVPEHYREHIADKLTRLERYDRKTIRADVELFHERNPRQAKSCQRVEITLKSRGPAVRAEAAAGDFYAALDSATSKLENRLRRMHDRRKVHYGRHKSTSVAEATSANTTQTVAAGGTTAVGLLEAPAEEVADDADMTIAETAMPGTDREVPMPRGSADGDGYEPGRIVREKEHTATPMTVDQALYEMELVGHDFYLFSDADTGSASVVYRRRGFDYGVIRLAA